In Massilia sp. METH4, the genomic window CCCGGCGGACATGCTGAAATTCCGCGACCGCTCCTTCATCGGCTTCGTCACCGACGTGGGCGGCCAGAACTCGCACACGGCCATCGTGGCGCGCAGCCTGGACATCCCGGCCGCCGTCGGCGTGGCGCAGGCGTCCACGCTGATCGAGCAGGACGACTGGGTGATCATCGATGGCGATGCCGGCGTGGTCATCGTCAGCCCCAGCGCGCTCGTGCTGCAGCAATATCGCGAGCGGCAGCTGGCCGCGCAGCGCGCCCGCAAGAAGCTGGGCAAGCTGAAGAAAACCCCGGCCGTCACCAGGGATGGCACGCCGATCACGCTGCTGGCCAATATCGAGCTGCCGGACGATTGCGGCCCCGCGCTCGAAGCCGGCGCCACGGGCGTGGGCCTGTTCCGCTCCGAATTCCTGTTCATGGGCCGGGCCGGCGACATGCCCTCCGAAGACGAGCAGTTCGAACAGTACCGGCGCGCCGTGGTGGCGATGAAGGGCCGCCCCGTGACGATCCGCACGCTCGACATCGGCGCCGACAAGCCGCTGGACACCGTGGAGCACACGGCCCTCAACCCCGCCTTGGGCTTGCGGGCCATCCGCTACTGCCTGTCCGAGCCACAGATCTTCCTGGCGCAGCTGCGCGCGATCCTGCGCGCCTCCGCCTTCGGCAAGGTGCGCATCCTGATCCCCATGCTGGCCCACGCCCACGAGATCGACCAGTCGCTGGCGATGATCGAGCTTGCCAAATCCGAGCTGCGCGAGGCGAACATCAAGTACGACCCGCAGGTGGAAGTGGGGGCGATGATCGAGATTCCCGCCGCCGCCCTGGCGTTGCCAATGTTCGTGCGGAAGATGAACTTCCTGTCGATCGGCACCAACGACCTCATTCAGTACACGCTGGCCATCGACCGGGTTGATTATGAGGTGGCGCACCTTTACAATCCCCTGCATCCTGCCGTACTGCAACTGATTTCGATGACCATAGCCGCCGGCCACAAGGCCGGTATCGACGTTGCCGTGTGCGGCGAGATGGCGGGTGACGTGAAGCTCACGCGCCTGTTGCTCGGCATGGGCTTGCGTGACTTCTCGATGCACCCCGCGCAGCTGCTGTCGGTGAAGCAGGAAATCCTGAATACCGACATGGCCCGGATCCTGCCGCAAACGCGCAAGATACTTCGCTCCATGGACCCGGACGTCATCGCGGATGCCGTCCTGTCCCTGCAGGCGATGTAAATAAAAATACAGCGGGCGCCCCCATTCGGGCGCCGCCACCATCACTGGCCCGCGGGGCCGCCGCAGTACACAATTACAACATCCGAAAACATGTCCTCGATAGGAATCGTTTCTCCGCAGACCATGGCGTTCGCGGAACCCCTGCCGCTGCAAAGCGGTGCATCGCTGCGTGACTATACGCTGATGTATGAAACCTACGGCACTTTGAATGCCGACAAGTCGAACGCCGTGCTGATCTGCCACGCGCTCAATGCCTCGCACCACGTGGCCGGCTGGTATGCCGACGACCCCAAGAACGTGGGCTGGTGGGACAATATGGTCGGTCCCGGGAAACCGGTGGACACCAACAGGTTCTTCGTCATCGGCGTCAACAACCTGGGCTCCTGCTTCGGCTCCACGGGCCCGATGCACACCAACCCCGCAACCGGCAAGCCGTACGGCGCCGCCTTCCCCGTGGTGACAGTGGAAGACTGGGTGACCGCGCAAGCCCGCCTGGCCGACCGCCTCGGCGTCAACCAATTCGCCGCCGTGATGGGTGGCTCGCTGGGCGGCATGCAGGCGCTCGCCTGGAGCATCATGTACCCGGACCGGCTGCGCCACTGCGTGGTGATTGCTTCCACGCCGAAGCTGTCGGCCCAGAACATCGCCTTCAACGACGTGGCGCGGCAGGCGATCCTGTCCGACCCCGACTACCACGGCGGCGACTTCTACGAGCATGGCGTGGTGCCGAAGAACGGCCTGAAAGTGGCCCGCATGGTCGGCCACATCACCTACCTGTCCGACGACGACATGGCGGAGAAGTTCGGCCGCAAGCTGAGGAATATTTCGGAGAACGGCGGCTACAAGTTCGGCTTCGGCATCGACTTCGAGATCGAATCCTACCTGCGCTACCAGGGCGACAAGTTCGCCACGTATTTCGACGCCAACACCTACCTGTTGATCACCAAGGCCCTCGACTACTTCGACCCGGCCCGCGTGCATGACGGCGACCTGACCCGCACCTTGGCCAAGACGAAGGCCAAGTTCTTCCTGGCCTCGTTCACCACCGACTGGCGCTTCTCGCCGGAGCGCTCGCGCGAGATCGTGCAGGCGCTGCTGGCGAACCGCCGCGAAGTGACCTACGCGGAAATCGACGCGCCGCACGGCCACGACGCCTTCCTGCTGGAGGACCCGCGCTACATGGGCATGGTGCGTGCGTACTTCAATCAGATCGCCAACGAATCGAAAGGAGGCGCGGCATGACGTTCGACGACCTGAAAACCGCGCGCCCCGACCTGGCCTTCATCGCCCACTGGATCGCTCCCGGCGCGCACGTGCTGGACGTGGGCTGCGGCGACGGCTTCATGATGGACTACCTGCAGACCGACAAGCGCTGCACCGGCTACGGCCTGGAACTGGCGGACGACAAGGTGCTGGAAAGCACCCAGCGCGGCGTGCGCGTGATCCAGCAGGATTTCGAGAAGGGCGGCCTGGCGCTGTTCGGCGACAATACCTTCGATACGGTGCTGTGCCTGTCCGCGCTGCAGATGATGCAGCACGTGGAAGCGCTGCTGCGCGATATCGTCCGCGTCGGCAACGAGGCGATCGTGTCGTTCCCCAACTTCGCCTACTGGCCGCACCGCGTGGCGCTGCTGAAAGGGCGCATGCCCGTGTCCAAGACGCTGCCGTACCAGTGGTACGACACGCCGAACGTACGTTGCGCCACGATCGAGGACTTCCGCGCGCTGGCCGCCGAGGTGGGCGTGGAGGTGCTCGAATACGTGGCGCTGGCCGAAGGGCAAATCGTCAACTTCCTGCCGAACCTGCGCGGCGAGCTGGCGGTGTTCCGGCTGCGCAAGCGTAACGGAGCGCGGCGTGCTTGATCGGCGGTATGGTATCGTGTGGCGAACGGCCGTGAAATTTGCCAAAATATCACGGTCGTACGGATACAGATCATGAAATCACTCAAACACAGCCTGGCATTCATCGCCCTGGCCGCCAACATGCACCTGGCGGCCGCTCACCAATCCGCGCCGGCGCAGCAATCCGCGCCCGCCGCCGCGGCGTCGGACGGCATCCCCGTCACGCGCCTGTCGCGGCTGCGCGTGCTGTCGGACGAACAGGCTGTCAACCAGCAATCGAAGCTGCAGTACGATGCGCTGTTGAAGGAGGCTGACCAGAAGAACGCCCTGGTCGACGACAGCCATCCGCAGGTGCAGCGCCTGCGCGCCATCGCCAAGCGCATCATCCCGCACGTGGGCCGCTGGAACCCGGAAGCGGCCAACTGGAACTGGGAAGTGAACCTGCTCAATTCCGACCAGGTGAACGCCTTTTGCATGCCGGGCGGGCGCATCGCCTTCTTCACCGGCATTCTCACCAAGCTGAACATGACGGATGACGAAGTGGCCATGGTGATGGGCCACGAGATCGCCCACGCGCTGCGCGAACATGCCCGCAAGCGCCAGGGCGAATCGCAGCTGGCCGCGATCGCCGGCAAGCTGGGCGGCATCGCCGCCTCGGCGCTGTTCGGCATCGACCCGAACCTCACCGACTTCGGCGGCCGCGTGGCCGCGCAGGCGGCCGTGCTGAAATTCTCGCGCGGCGAGGAAACCGAGGCCGACCTGGTAGGTATCGACTTGGCCGCCCGCGCCGGTTTCGATCCGCGCGCCGGCATCGCGCTGTGGCAGAAGATGGGCGCCGTCAACGCGCGCGCGCCGATCGAGTTTCTGTCCACGCACCCGAGTGGCGAAACCCGTATCGCCGAAATGAACAAGAACATGCCGCTGGTGCTGCCGGTCTATGCCCGCACGCGCGGCACCACGGTAGCCAAGCTGCCCGCTTACCGCACCACGCCGCTGCCGCGCACCTAGCTCCCCCGCATGTCCTCCACCGTCAAGTTTCACGGCAAGGCGCCATTGCCCATGCGCGATGGCGTCACGCCCAGCTACCTGTGGCTGCCCGCGGGGGACTGGCCCGACCTGATCAGCTTCATGGTGGCGAACTACCCGGCCGTTACCGAGGCGCAATGGCGCGAGCGGATGGCGCGCGGCGACGTCGTCGACGCGCAGGGCAGGGCGCTGGGGCCCGACTCGCCCTACAAGCGCAACCTGCGCATTTTCTATTACCGCGAGCTGGAACACGAGACGCCGATCCCGTTCGCCGAGGAAGTGCTGTACCAGGACGAGCACATCATCGTCGCCGACAAACCGCATTTCCTGCCGACGATCCCCACGGGGCGGTTCCTGAAGGAGACCTTGCTGGTGCGCCTGCGCGCGAAGCTGGGCATCGAGGAACTGGTGCCCATCCACCGGCTCGACCGTGAAACGGCCGGCATCGTGGTCTTTTCCTGCAACCTGGACAGCCGCGGGGCCTACCAGTCGCTGTTCCAGCAGCGCCTCGTGCAAAAGGAATACGAGGCACTGGCGGGCCCCTTGCCGGGCCGCGAGTTCCCGTTCAGCTACAGCAGCCGCATGGTGCAGGGAGACAAATTCTTCACGATGAAGGAAGAGCCGGGCGAGCCGAATTCGGAAACGATGATCGACTTCGTGGAAGAGCGCGGAGAGCACGTGCTGTACCGCTTGTGGCCGCATACGGGGCGCCAGCACCAGCTGCGCGTGCACCTGGCGGCGCTGGGCATCCCCATTGTCAACGACGCGTTCTATCCGGTGGCGCTGCCATGCAAGCAGGACGATGTGTCGTCGCCGTTGAAACTGCTGGCGCGGGCCATCGGTTTCCCCGATCCCTTGACCGGGGAGTGGCGCTATTTTGAAAGCCGGCGCAGCCTTTAGCGGCGCCAGCGGCGATCAGCGCAAGTAGTCGATGATCAGCGGAGCGTGATCGGAAAACTTCACGTCCTTGTACACCGAGACCGATTGCGCGCATTGCGCGATGCCGGGGGTTGCCACGTGATAGTCGATGCGCCAGCCCACGTTCTTCGCGTAAGCCTGGCCGCGGTTGCTCCACCATGTGTACTGTTCCGGGCGCGGGTCGAGGCCGCGGTGCACGTCCACGTAGCCGCATTCGTCGAACACGCGCGTCAGCCACGCCCGTTCCTCGGGCAGGAAGCCCGAATTTTTCAGGTTGCCCTTCCAGTTCTTCAGGTCGATTTCCTGGTGGGCGATGTTCCAGTCGCCGCAGATGACGACTTCGCGGCCTTCGGCGCGCAGTTCCACCAGGTGGGGCAGGAACAGGTCCATGAAGCGGAACTTTGCCTCCTGGCGTTCCGGCGACGAGGAGCCGGAAGGGCAGTACACGGAGATGACGGTCAGGTCGCCGAAGTCGCAGCGCACGTAGCGGCCCTCGGCATCGAACTCCGGGCTGCCGAAGCCGATCCTCACGGCATCCGGTTCGACCTTGCTGTAGACCCCGGTCCCGGAATATCCTTTCTTCTCGGCGTAGTGGAAATGGCCGTGGTAGCCGTGCGGATTCCTGAACTCATCCGTCATGTCGCTGGCCTGGCACTTGAGTTCCTGGACGCAGATGAAATCGGCGGACTGGGTGCCCATCCAGTCGAAAAAGCCCTTCTTGGCGGCGGAGCGGATGCC contains:
- the ptsP gene encoding phosphoenolpyruvate--protein phosphotransferase; translation: MASFTLHGIPVSRGIAIGRAQLLAPAALDVKHYLIPEENVEAEVLRLQTALATVHRELQTLWNELPKDAPTELGAFIDVHALILSDPMISEAPLDIIRSRHYNAEWALVTQIEELSAQFDEIEDPYLRERKVDIQQVAERVLKVLMGSELPIPQTQPDDDEFAAQMVVIAHDISPADMLKFRDRSFIGFVTDVGGQNSHTAIVARSLDIPAAVGVAQASTLIEQDDWVIIDGDAGVVIVSPSALVLQQYRERQLAAQRARKKLGKLKKTPAVTRDGTPITLLANIELPDDCGPALEAGATGVGLFRSEFLFMGRAGDMPSEDEQFEQYRRAVVAMKGRPVTIRTLDIGADKPLDTVEHTALNPALGLRAIRYCLSEPQIFLAQLRAILRASAFGKVRILIPMLAHAHEIDQSLAMIELAKSELREANIKYDPQVEVGAMIEIPAAALALPMFVRKMNFLSIGTNDLIQYTLAIDRVDYEVAHLYNPLHPAVLQLISMTIAAGHKAGIDVAVCGEMAGDVKLTRLLLGMGLRDFSMHPAQLLSVKQEILNTDMARILPQTRKILRSMDPDVIADAVLSLQAM
- a CDS encoding homoserine O-acetyltransferase, producing the protein MAFAEPLPLQSGASLRDYTLMYETYGTLNADKSNAVLICHALNASHHVAGWYADDPKNVGWWDNMVGPGKPVDTNRFFVIGVNNLGSCFGSTGPMHTNPATGKPYGAAFPVVTVEDWVTAQARLADRLGVNQFAAVMGGSLGGMQALAWSIMYPDRLRHCVVIASTPKLSAQNIAFNDVARQAILSDPDYHGGDFYEHGVVPKNGLKVARMVGHITYLSDDDMAEKFGRKLRNISENGGYKFGFGIDFEIESYLRYQGDKFATYFDANTYLLITKALDYFDPARVHDGDLTRTLAKTKAKFFLASFTTDWRFSPERSREIVQALLANRREVTYAEIDAPHGHDAFLLEDPRYMGMVRAYFNQIANESKGGAA
- the metW gene encoding methionine biosynthesis protein MetW, which translates into the protein MTFDDLKTARPDLAFIAHWIAPGAHVLDVGCGDGFMMDYLQTDKRCTGYGLELADDKVLESTQRGVRVIQQDFEKGGLALFGDNTFDTVLCLSALQMMQHVEALLRDIVRVGNEAIVSFPNFAYWPHRVALLKGRMPVSKTLPYQWYDTPNVRCATIEDFRALAAEVGVEVLEYVALAEGQIVNFLPNLRGELAVFRLRKRNGARRA
- a CDS encoding M48 family metallopeptidase, giving the protein MKSLKHSLAFIALAANMHLAAAHQSAPAQQSAPAAAASDGIPVTRLSRLRVLSDEQAVNQQSKLQYDALLKEADQKNALVDDSHPQVQRLRAIAKRIIPHVGRWNPEAANWNWEVNLLNSDQVNAFCMPGGRIAFFTGILTKLNMTDDEVAMVMGHEIAHALREHARKRQGESQLAAIAGKLGGIAASALFGIDPNLTDFGGRVAAQAAVLKFSRGEETEADLVGIDLAARAGFDPRAGIALWQKMGAVNARAPIEFLSTHPSGETRIAEMNKNMPLVLPVYARTRGTTVAKLPAYRTTPLPRT
- a CDS encoding pseudouridine synthase, yielding MSSTVKFHGKAPLPMRDGVTPSYLWLPAGDWPDLISFMVANYPAVTEAQWRERMARGDVVDAQGRALGPDSPYKRNLRIFYYRELEHETPIPFAEEVLYQDEHIIVADKPHFLPTIPTGRFLKETLLVRLRAKLGIEELVPIHRLDRETAGIVVFSCNLDSRGAYQSLFQQRLVQKEYEALAGPLPGREFPFSYSSRMVQGDKFFTMKEEPGEPNSETMIDFVEERGEHVLYRLWPHTGRQHQLRVHLAALGIPIVNDAFYPVALPCKQDDVSSPLKLLARAIGFPDPLTGEWRYFESRRSL
- a CDS encoding exodeoxyribonuclease III encodes the protein MPKIISANLNGIRSAAKKGFFDWMGTQSADFICVQELKCQASDMTDEFRNPHGYHGHFHYAEKKGYSGTGVYSKVEPDAVRIGFGSPEFDAEGRYVRCDFGDLTVISVYCPSGSSSPERQEAKFRFMDLFLPHLVELRAEGREVVICGDWNIAHQEIDLKNWKGNLKNSGFLPEERAWLTRVFDECGYVDVHRGLDPRPEQYTWWSNRGQAYAKNVGWRIDYHVATPGIAQCAQSVSVYKDVKFSDHAPLIIDYLR